From one Amycolatopsis sp. FDAARGOS 1241 genomic stretch:
- a CDS encoding tRNA (adenine-N1)-methyltransferase: MSVSGPFRAGDRVQLTDSKGRHYTLTLAEGGEYHTHRGALAHDDLIGRPEGSVVTSAGGSTYLALRPLLPDYVLSMPRGAQVIYPKDAAQIVMWGDIFPGARVLEAGAGSGALTCSLLRAVGPAGHVFSYEIREDHAEHAERNVVKFFGEKPANWTLTVADLATHAGEVDRVVLDMLAPWDQLPNVAEHLVPGGVLTVYVATVTQLSRVTESLREQQCWTEPESWETLMRPWHVVGLAVRPDHRMVAHTAFLLTARRLADGTVSPRVSRRPSKGKG, encoded by the coding sequence TTGTCGGTCAGCGGACCGTTTCGCGCAGGAGACCGGGTTCAGTTGACGGACTCGAAGGGCCGGCACTACACCCTCACGCTCGCCGAGGGCGGCGAGTACCACACCCACCGCGGCGCGCTCGCGCACGACGACCTCATCGGGCGTCCCGAAGGCTCCGTCGTGACCTCGGCCGGCGGCAGCACCTACCTGGCGCTGCGGCCCCTGCTGCCCGACTACGTGCTCTCGATGCCGCGCGGCGCGCAGGTCATCTACCCCAAGGACGCGGCGCAGATCGTGATGTGGGGCGACATCTTCCCCGGCGCGCGGGTGCTCGAGGCCGGCGCCGGTTCGGGTGCGCTGACGTGTTCGCTGCTGCGTGCCGTCGGCCCCGCCGGCCACGTGTTCTCCTACGAGATCCGCGAAGACCACGCGGAGCACGCCGAGCGCAACGTCGTGAAGTTCTTCGGCGAGAAGCCGGCCAACTGGACGCTGACCGTCGCCGACCTCGCCACGCATGCCGGTGAAGTCGACCGCGTGGTGCTCGACATGCTGGCGCCGTGGGACCAGCTGCCGAACGTGGCCGAGCACCTCGTGCCCGGCGGGGTCCTCACGGTGTATGTGGCCACTGTCACACAACTTTCGCGCGTGACGGAGTCGCTGCGGGAACAGCAGTGCTGGACCGAACCCGAATCGTGGGAAACGCTCATGCGCCCCTGGCACGTCGTCGGTCTCGCGGTGCGCCCGGACCACCGCATGGTCGCGCACACGGCGTTCCTGCTCACCGCGCGCCGCCTCGCCGACGGCACCGTGTCCCCGCGCGTGTCTCGCCGCCCCAGCAAGGGCAAGGGCTGA